The sequence below is a genomic window from Fibrobacterota bacterium.
AGGTACGGCAATGAAAAAAGCAAGAACCAAGAAGCACAAGAACAAGGAACTCGACCTTATCCCGGTCATGAACCTGTTCTCGATCCTGGTCGTGACCGTTATCTCCATGGCCCAATTCGAGAAGCTCGGCGTTCTCGAACTATGGTTGCCCGAACGGAGCATGAACCAGGTCGAAAACACGCCGCCCCCGGATGAGGGTCTGCTGAACTTGACCGTGGTCGT
It includes:
- a CDS encoding biopolymer transporter ExbD → MKKARTKKHKNKELDLIPVMNLFSILVVTVISMAQFEKLGVLELWLPERSMNQVENTPPPDEGLLNLTVVV